From the Phyllopteryx taeniolatus isolate TA_2022b chromosome 20, UOR_Ptae_1.2, whole genome shotgun sequence genome, one window contains:
- the LOC133470485 gene encoding inositol monophosphatase 1-like — protein MEDPWQRAYTFAVQVARKAGEEIRKAGESEIKVMTKSSTVDLVTKTDERVEKIIIKSLKDEFGADTYSFIGEESVATGKPCILTDKPTWIIDPVDGTTNFVHGFPFVAVSIAFAVKKELEFGVVYSCLEDKMYKARRGKGAFCNNEPIQVSDVEDIHKSIIISEHGTDRTLEKVTKIFSTMQRILRIPVHGLRGSGTAATNMCLVACGAVEAFFEIGIHCWDIAAGAVIVTEAGGILRDVDGGPFDLMSRRMVSANNEVIAKRIIKEIEIFPVERDDAELNKK, from the exons ATGGAGGACCCCTGGCAGAGGGCGTACACTTTTGCCGTCCAAGTGGCGAGGAAGGCCGGCGAG GAAATTAGGAAAGCCGGCGAGAGCGAAATCAAGGTGATGACAAAAAGCTCGACCGTGGACCTCGTCACCAAGACGGACGAGCGGGTGGAGAAGATCATCATCAAGTCCCTCAAAGATGAGTTTGGAGCTGACACTTACAG CTTCATCGGCGAGGAGTCGGTGGCGACCGGCAAACCGTGCATCTTGACTGACAAGCCCACGTGGATCATCGACCCTGTGGACGGGACCACCAACTTTGTCCACGG GTTCCCATTCGTGGCCGTGTCTATCGCTTTTGCGGTTAAAAAGGAG TTGGAGTTCGGCGTGGTGTACAGCTGCTTGGAGGACAAGATGTACAAAGCCAGGAGAGGGAAAGGCGCTTTCTGCAACAACGAGCCCATCCAGGTGTCGGACGTGGAAG ACATCCACAAGTCCATCATCATCTCCGAGCACGGGACGGACAGGACCCTGGAAAAGGTCACCAAGATCTTCTCCACCATGCAACGGATCCTCCGCATCCCAGTACACGG GCTGCGCGGCTCGGGCACCGCCGCCACCAACATGTGCCTGGTGGCGTGCGGGGCGGTGGAGGCCTTCTTTGAGATCGGCATCCACTGCTGGGACATCGCGGCGGGGGCGGTGATCGTGACAGAAGCCGGCGGAATTCTGCGGGATGTCGACG GGGGGCCGTTCGACTTGATGTCCCGGAGGATGGTGTCGGCAAACAATGAGGTTATCGCTAAACGGATCATTAAGGAAATCGAAATATTCCCCGTGGAGAGGGACGACGCCGAGCTCAACAAGAAGTGA
- the LOC133470486 gene encoding inositol monophosphatase 1-like: MSDPWQECLEHCVEVATQAGKVIREALKSDIAVMHKSSQVDLVTETDQRVERLIISSIKAKFPTHSFIGEESVAAGAPSVLTDDPTWIIDPIDGTTNFVHGFPFVCVSIGFTVKKQIEFGVVYSCIEDKMYTARKGKGAFCNGVPIKVSGQEDLSQCLVLTEVCFKKDPHRFDAMMANLRSVLTIPVHGIRSPGSAAVNMCLVASGAADAYYHAGIHCWDMAGGAAVVTEAGGVVTDVSGGPFDLMSRRLIAASSRAVAERLTRHITEFNVGRDDADGS; encoded by the exons ATGAGTGATCCGTGGCAGGAGTGCCTGGAGCACTGCGTGGAGGTGGCCACACAGGCCGGCAAg GTGATTCGCGAGGCCCTCAAGAGCGACATTGCCGTTATGCACAAAAGCTCGCAAGTGGACCTGGTGACCGAGACGGACCAGCGAGTGGAGCGGCTCATCATATCCTCCATCAAGGCAAAGTTCCCCACACACAG CTTCATCGGCGAGGAGTCGGTGGCGGCGGGCGCCCCGAGCGTCCTGACCGACGACCCCACTTGGATCATCGACCCGATCGACGGCACCACCAACTTCGTCCACGG CTTCCCCTTTGTGTGTGTATCCATCGGCTTCACAGTGAAGAAACAG ATAGAATTCGGCGTGGTGTACAGTTGCATCGAGGACAAAATGTACACGGCGCGCAAAGGCAAGGGCGCCTTCTGCAACGGCGTTCCCATCAAGGTCTCCGGGCAGGAAG ATCTCAGCCAATGCCTGGTGCTGACCGAGGTTTGCTTCAAAAAGGACCCGCACCGGTTCGACGCCATGATGGCAAACCTCAGGAGCGTCCTGACCATCCCCGTGCACGG CATCCGCTCGCCGGGAAGCGCCGCCGTCAACATGTGCCTGGTGGCGAGCGGCGCGGCAGACGCGTACTACCACGCGGGCATCCACTGCTGGGACATGGCCGGCGGCGCGGCGGTGGTCACGGAAGCCGGGGGAGTCGTCACCGACGTGTCAG GTGGGCCGTTCGATTTGATGTCCCGCCGGCTGATCGCGGCCAGCAGCAGAGCGGTGGCCGAGCGCCTCACCAGGCACATAACGGAGTTCAACGTCGGCAGGGACGACGCAGATGGCTcgtaa